ATAATATTTAATAAGAGGTACAAACAGTAGCTCTTTCTACCTGAGCGTATGCTTGCATTGTCTCCAGGTCTTCTTGTGCCGTGAAGAGGCAGAACTCGGTGCGGGTCATGTCGTCGGAAAGAGTCCCGCCTGGGGCTGCacgagagaaaataaaaacaaccgcAAAAGTCAAAACAGGAGTGCATGTgctgcacaaacaaaataatgcacGCCTTTTTTCCCTGCCAACTGTCTCCTgccctttaaaataaattatctaCCAAACTTAACAAGTCTTTGGACTTAAATGTCAACACTTGAGggaaaaacatgcacacatttctTAACACGACTCACCCAGCATGCCGCCGGCCACCAGGATGTCAAAGAGCGTCTCTGCATAACGGCGGTAGTCAAGCTTCGCGCCAGAGGCATCAAGGAACTTTGCGACCGCTTCCAAATCAGTGCCAGTTTGATTCAAGCCTTGTACGATACTTTCTTGAAACTGAGAAGGGTCAAATCTCTCCTTTTCATCTGCAGACAAAGGACACACATGTTtggttcatattttaaaaaataataattacccAATAACTCCCAAAATCAAGGTATTAGACAcacaaagcagaaaacacaaacctCTTTTCCTCGTTTTGAAACGCTGGCCTGTTAGCGTTGGCTTTTGCTGCTTTTGATTATTCATAAAAGACACcctgaaaaaggagaaaacacagaCGGTTCATGTTTGCTGGTGTTGTGCAGACACACTGAACAGTACACAGTGCTCCCTGTAATTATGTTTTGTCCTGCCAGCATTTGGGTGAGCTCCATGACACCATCATGAGTTCACCGTCGTAAATTATCCTTACATAACACAGACTGTAGCTAAATATGAACCTTTGGTGTCTCACGAAAAGatcaaaacagacaaagaacTGATTCTTAAAACTAGTATTCAGTGTGTAAAGCTCCACTGTTGTCCTGAAACTATTACAAACACACTTAGGTGCCACaatgctgcagtgtgtgacaggtttttttcatgaacataGCTGCTGTAGCTTAAATCCACATTCAAACTCTTATTTTATAaaggagctgtttttgttttataaactgCTATGAAGAAACTCCAGAAGAGGGATCACTCATCAGGAAAAGCCCAATCATTGTACtaagtcacaaaaaataaatacatttaaagctTAGTTtattaaatgactgaaaataacattttttaagttaaacatTGCTCTggttttactacttttttgcCGTATTGATCGAACATTTCATATAATGCAAATAGTCAAACAAATGCACCTTTTATTAGTGTAAAAACTACAATGCACTTTCTATTTAGGAAGATACTGAGGCCCATTGTTTTTAAGAAACAACACAGCGATGTGGCATCATAAGAAGATAAAATTCgtataaaaatattcatttaaacaagttttcttatttttcttctttttttggggtgTAATGCGAGCTCCATTATAAAGGTGGTTTAGATCTCGCAAAGAAATTTTTTGGTAATCCTAAAAACTTTGAGTGCTGGCTCTTTTAttcacagcagcaaaaaaagaagcgACAAAGTATGAATATCTGATCAAAAGGGGTGAATGAAAAGTCACATTTATGAggtaaaatactgaaaatattagataaaaagcagaaataatgGGCCGGGGTTTCAGGATactactgtgacttttttcccccataaaaTGTATGAGCTAAATCTCacaatattatgacttttttactCGTAAATGTAGGCCTACATTCtttaatattgtaataatactttttcttgttaatttacaatttaaacATCGTAAtaatacaactttattctcacaaatttcaaaaagcaaattctaataataatgacttttttcccttgaaattaaaacttttcttaaaataGTCTGCCTTGATTTACGAAATCTaactttcttttaattaaaaatgtgcacTGTCCTTTTGCACCATCGTCTGAGATTAGTACAATGTGCAAAATCTGCAATTTTGTccttttaacataaataaatgagactttaaGTGCATTTAATATCACGATAATCGACTAATATGATCAAAGGACTAACGTGAAACTAAACGTGTTTTATACAagtctgtttattttatgttaatatgTCAATagtattaataaaagtaaattagTAATATTAGTAATTTCCCTGCAAATGAAGACAAAAGACAATCCGAGGTGACACAATAAACCGATTATCAGTAATCAATCTGGTAGATATTTAGAGTTCACCCCTTCACGACAAATGTGACTCTAAAGTTGATgtattttggtagtttttttgcTAAGTTAAGGACAAACATCGGCTCGGATTTAATGAAGGATTCCCCAAATTACAGCCGGCTAACTGTAGGTTAGCATCGGCTAACTGTGGGCCTAACCATGCGCTATTAGCCGGGCCCGTTAGCTGGCTAAccatgtttgtttaaataatgttaCTAATCCGCTGCTTACGCAATACAGACAACCACAATCTGCCCGGCTGCCTTTCAACAAAACTTTCTGTCGAAATGTCATCtcaaatttcattttatcatttagaCAATCGTGAATTCTGTAAGCTAAAATAATGCTAACGttacgtttaaaaaaaatcgcCCCTAAAGCAGCGCCCATGATGGCAACATTCCCGGGTAATAACGCCGTTTTTCACGATTTAACGCGGCTTTTTAGCGTCTTTACGGCGGTTTTCGGGTGCGAGGCGATAAAGAGAAAGTGGAAATACAAGTACTCACCGAAATTAATGCAGATAAAAAACGGTGTTAACCAGGGGAAT
The sequence above is a segment of the Plectropomus leopardus isolate mb unplaced genomic scaffold, YSFRI_Pleo_2.0 unplaced_scaffold11890, whole genome shotgun sequence genome. Coding sequences within it:
- the LOC121963615 gene encoding basic leucine zipper and W2 domain-containing protein 1-A-like, with product MNNQKQQKPTLTGQRFKTRKRDEKERFDPSQFQESIVQGLNQTGTDLEAVAKFLDASGAKLDYRRYAETLFDILVAGGMLAPGGTLSDDMTRTEFCLFTAQEDLETMQAYAQ